In a single window of the Manis pentadactyla isolate mManPen7 chromosome 15 unlocalized genomic scaffold, mManPen7.hap1 SUPER_15_unloc_1, whole genome shotgun sequence genome:
- the LOC130678909 gene encoding uncharacterized protein LOC130678909 isoform X6, translating to MAAPLHPAQVSGRSPRFPHSAPQRLGTVARKCGRTVSFDPSPYPLPAVSRSPGMGSPRLRVRNPAARCQDCAGAQGGKSPPTAFYRLERFLGII from the exons ATGGCGGCGCCCTTACACCCGGCGCAGGTGAGTGGACGATCCCCGCGCTTCCCGCACTCGGCCCCCCAGCGTCTCGGCACCGTCGCCCGCAAGTGCGGGAGGACGGTGTCCTTCGACCCTTCGCCTTACCCTCTCCCGGCCGTTTCTCGGAGTCCCGGGATGGGGTCTCCTCGGCTCCGGGTGCGGAATCCAG CGGCCAGGTGTCAGGACTGCGCCGGGGCCCAAGGAGGTAAATCCCCGCCCACTGCATTTTACCGCCTGGAGCGGTTTTTAGGGATTATTTAG